In Trifolium pratense cultivar HEN17-A07 linkage group LG7, ARS_RC_1.1, whole genome shotgun sequence, a genomic segment contains:
- the LOC123900112 gene encoding uncharacterized protein LOC123900112 isoform X2, producing the protein MGFVGDTVDSIKSLQIRQVLTQGVGSNTESAERTLKPEEHKEAEEEEEEEEEEEEDVDFNPLFLKETLSDASSSLSSEGDGLDGNVVDSGLSMGIESDKITTNEQICSAVDSEHGEEEIVLQPSGMISQSENDKEKNDELINGTSNGFRIGEVSNTIKPRSPIIGLDNDDAICMRTRARYSLEGFSLDELETFLQETDDEDDLQNADDEEEYKKFLAAVLQGEGDGVSSHENENPDDDDEDNDADFELELEELLESDGDDNAVVETRNECDGAGRRPETRQNRRRKTSSQSERKPLGQVSRPLRPILPHWLNGHFVSGNGLMPEATPSIQSSASGNGLVNGFTPQQIGQLHCLIHEHVQLLIQVFSLSVLEPSHKQVSSQVQSLLFEMLHKRDEVLASTRTPYPAVCFTPYFPHNSVSNGKSKSVPGQCNTESASTQDAMGVRYPQYHQTSSEALNGQRSCFQNTDGSFWFPFVRGPVQSILDVAPLNLLRGYVDDINFAAQEFRKRYIESGFDLGIEKKPLFPCLPSVAGTNDEVSSRTISGANNSVSSSPGKKQPKKTLAAKLVESTKKSIALVPKEVANSSQRFLAVFNPALFPHKPPAAAVVNRILFTDAEDELLALGILEYNTDWEAIQRRFLPSKSTHQIFVRQKNRCSSKSSENSIKAVRRMKTSPLTEEEIACIHEGLKHYKSDWMAVWQYVVPHRDPVLLPRQWRVALGTQKSYKLNSPKRAKRRLYESQRRKLKATTTECGQPVSDKEDGETEIADGTDYSNVPYVHQAFLADWRPDASTFNYSEHVSSTSVVVNAGHDSISQNIQLYRGTSNYGLSGNVQHQNGNQPAFPSAYKLPLLFHSTSDFRSGGKGAPSATIPNNPVFGATSSSKYYCRPYRARKANSARLVKLAPDLPPVNLPSSVRVVSQTAFKGFQCGKSKIYPPGGGVTDVSKDNSASQIPHGEKIGIDHRAKRARPMPKDSVIHSQLERSETAEGRSFVEEEATRADLQMHPLLFQGTEEGNTPYYPFKFSTSPSSSFSFFSGRQPQLNLSLFSSSQQEGHIDRANKSLKSKSSSLRLGGIDFHPLLQKSNDTQAQTGSDAIQAEPLVSGVLDTTNVSSGLNDKSNELDLEIHLSSVPESEKSMKSRQLKAHDLIESQKIVASCATAMNAPYCQQGGRIPSPSGGKFASSAPLVVPDDNLTRYVLDDVGEQSHPEIVMEQEELSDSEEDIEEHVEFECEEMADSEGEDGSGCEQTSEVQNKFECEEMSDSEEEDGSGCEKASEVQNKEVSRADSDIQVDSSLPTTNAMPNMALTIMGMDDISSSSWLSLDSSRSEDLVQSKAMLQQVTTGEDSMSRNLTIGKTVVGEEHTVDIVQQPRLGPQVLTASRKPRTRRSKLNANIGSTDERIKP; encoded by the exons GTTCAAATACTGAGTCGGCCGAAAGGACTTTGAAACCTGAGGAGCATAAAGAggcggaggaggaggaggaggaggaggaggaagaggaagaagatgtgGATTTTAATCCTTTGTTTTTAAAGGAAACACTTTCAGATGCTTCATCAAGTTTGAGTTCTGAAGGTGATGGTTTGGATGGTAATGTTGTAGATAGTGGGTTATCTATGGGTATAGAGTCGGACAAGATAACAACTAATGAGCAAATTTGTAGTGCAGTAGATTCTGAACATGGTGAGGAGGAAATTGTTTTACAGCCGTCAGGTATGATCTCTCAATCGGAGAATGATAAAGAGAAGAACGATGAGTTGATTAATGGTACTAGTAATGGTTTTAGGATAGGAGAAGTAAGCAACACAATAAAACCTCGGAGTCCAATTATAGGATTAGATAATGATGATGCTATTTGTATGCGTACTAGAGCTCGTTATTCGCTTGAAGGTTTTAGTCTTGATGAGCTTGAGACCTTTCTTCAAGAGACCGACGATGAAGATGATCTTCAAAATGCCGATGATGAAGAAGAGTATAAAAAGTTTCTAGCAGCTGTATTACAGGGTGAAGGTGATGGTGTTTCATCTCATGAAAATGAAAAtcctgatgatgatgatgaggataaTGATGCAGACTTTGAGTTAGAGCTTGAAGAGTTGCTGGAGAGTGATGGTGATGATAATGCAGTGGTAGAAACCCGAAACGAGTGTGATGGTGCTGGACGGCGACCAGAGACTAGGCAAAATAGGCGCCGAAAGACCTCTTCCCAAAGTGAGAGAAAACCATTAGGACAAGTTAGCAGGCCACTGCGCCCTATTTTGCCTCATTGGCTTAATGGACACTTTGTTTCAGGGAATGGTTTGATGCCTGAGGCTACTCCCagcattcaatcttctgcttcagGAAATGGTCTTGTTAATGGCTTTACTCCCCAGCAGATTGGTCAGTTGCACTGTTTGATACACGAGCATGTGCAACTTCTTATTCAGGTATTTTCTCTATCGGTTCTTGAGCCTTCACACAAACAGGTATCTTCTCAAGTTCAGAGTTTGCTTTTTGAGATGCTTCACAAACGGGATGAAGTATTAGCTTCAACGAGAACACCATATCCTGCTGTTTGCTTTACTCCATATTTCCCCCACAACTCTGTATCCAATGGGAAGTCCAAATCTGTCCCAGGCCAGTGCAATACAGAATCTGCTTCTACCCAAGATGCAATGGGTGTGCGGTATCCTCAATACCATCAGACCTCTTCTGAAGCTTTGAATGGGCAGCGGAGTTGTTTTCAAAATACTGACGGTTCTTTCTGGTTTCCTTTTGTAAGAGGCCCTGTGCAATCTATTCTTGATGTTGCTCCTCTTAATTTACTAAGAGGATATGTAGATGACATTAATTTTG CTGCGCAAGAGTTTCGAAAGCGGTACATTGAATCTGGTTTTGATCTGGGTATCGAAAAGAAACCTCTATTCCCTTGTTTGCCATCTGTTGCTGGAACTAACGATGAAGTTTCAAGTAGAACCATATCTGGAGCAAATAATAGTGTCTCATCTTCACctggtaaaaaacaacctaAGAAAACATTGGCTGCCAAGCTTGTTGAAAGTACCAAAAAGTCAATTGCTTTGGTACCAAAGGAAGTTGCAAACTCAAGTCAAAGATTTTTGGCCGTTTTCAATCCAGCCTTATTCCCACACAAGCCACCTGCGGCAGCAGTTGTAAATAGGATACTTTTCACTGATGCAGAGGATGA ATTACTAGCCTTAGggatattggaatataatacAGATTGGGAAGCAATTCAACGAAGATTTCTTCCCAGCAAGTCTACGCATCAG ATTTTTGTCAGGCAGAAAAATCGTTGCTCTTCAAAGTCATCAGAGAACTCAATAAAG GCAGTTCGAAGAATGAAAACCTCTCCATTGACTGAAGAGGAGATAGCATGCATTCACGAG GGACTTAAGCATTATAAATCTGATTGGATGGCAGTATGGCAATATGTTGTTCCACACAGAGATCCAGTCTTGCTTCCACGCCAATGGCGAGTTGCTCTTGGGACTCAAAAGTCTTACAAGTTAAATTCACCAAAAAGGGCGAAGCGAAGATTGTATGAGTCACAAAGAAGAAAGTTGAAAGCTACTACAACAGAATGTGGGCAACCTGTATCTGATAAAGAG GATGGTGAGACTGAAATTGCAGATGGCACGGATTATTCAAACGTTCCTTATGTCCACCAGGCATTTTTGGCAGATTGGAGACCAGACGCGTCTACTTTTAATTATTCAGAACACGTTTCCTCGACATCTGTAGTAGTTAATGCTGGCCATGattcaatttcacaaaataTTCAGCTTTATAGAGGAACTAGCAATTATGGTTTAAGTGGAAATGTTCAACATCAAAATGGTAATCAGCCTGCATTTCCATCTGCATATAAGCTTCCCCTGCTTTTTCACTCTACATCTGATTTTAGGAGTGGCGGGAAAGGTGCACCTAGTGCAACTATTCCTAATAACCCAGTTTTTGGTGCGACATCTAGCTCCAAATACTATTGTCGGCCTTATCGGGCTCGGAAGGCAAACAGCGCTCGCTTGGTGAAATTAGCACCGGATTTGCCCCCTGTAAATCTTCCATCATCTGTTCGTGTAGTTTCTCAGACTGCTTTTAAAGGTTTCCAGTGTGGAAAATCTAAGATTTATCCTCCTGGAGGTGGTGTCACTGATGTTAGTAAAGATAATTCTGCATCTCAAATTCCCCATGGTGAGAAAATTGGAATCGATCATCGTGCTAAGCGTGCAAGACCTATGCCAAAAGACAGTGTGATACATTCTCAATTAGAAAGGTCTGAAACTGCTGAAGGCAGATCTTTTGTGGAAGAGGAAGCCACTCGTGCTGATCTGCAAATGCATCCTCTTTTGTTCCAGGGCACTGAAGAGGGTAATACACCTTATTATCCATTTAAATTTAGTACCAGTCCTTCTAGCTCCTTCAGCTTCTTCTCAGGAAGACAGCCGCAATTAAATCTGAGTCTGTTCAGTAGTTCACAACAAGAAGGGCACATTGATCGTGCTAACAAGTCCTTGAAGTCAAAGAGTTCCTCATTAAGGTTAGGAGGCATTGATTTTCATCCACTCCTGCAGAAATCTAACGATACACAAGCACAAACTGGTTCTGATGCTATTCAGGCTGAACCACTTGTTAGTGGTGTGCTTGATACAACTAATGTATCTTCTGGCCTTAATGACAAATCTAATGAACTTGACTTGGAGATTCATCTAAGTTCTGTACCAGAAAGTGAGAAATCTATGAAAAGTAGACAGCTAAAGGCACATGATCTTATAGAGTCGCAGAAAATCGTAGCTAGTTGTGCAACAGCAATGAATGCTCCATATTGTCAGCAGGGTGGTAGAATTCCTTCACCTAGCGGTGGCAAATTTGCTTCAAGTGCCCCTTTAGTCGTTCCTGATGATAACCTTACCAGATATGTTCTAGATGATGTTGGTGAACAGTCTCATCCTGAGATAGTGATGGAGCAAGAAGAGTTAAGCGATTCTGAAGAAGATATTGAAGAACATGTCGAGTTTGAGTGTGAGGAGATGGCTGATTCTGAGGGAGAGGATGGTTCAGGATGTGAACAAACCTCTGAGGTTCAAAATAAG tttgAGTGTGAAGAGATGTCTGATTCTGAGGAAGAGGATGGTTCAGGATGTGAAAAAGCTTCTGAGGTTCAAAATAAG GAGGTCTCAAGAGCCGATTCTGATATTCAAGTTGATTCTAGTCTCCCTACAACTAATGCTATGCCAAATATGGCTTTGACTATTATGGGAATGGATGACATAAGTAGTTCGTCGTGGCTAAGTTTAGACTCAAGTAGATCAGAAGATCTTGTACAATCAAAGGCTATGCTTCAGCAGGTAACAACTGGCGAAGATTCTATGTCCAGAAACTTAACAATTGGTAAAACAGTCGTGGGGGAGGAACATACCGTAGACATTGTACAACAGCCAAGACTAGGTCCTCAAGTGTTAACAGCATCACGAAAACCCAGGACGCGTCGTAGCAAATTGAATGCAAATATAGGATCAACTGATGAAAGAATCAAACCATGA
- the LOC123900112 gene encoding uncharacterized protein LOC123900112 isoform X1 encodes MGFVGDTVDSIKSLQIRQVLTQGVVSGRSPPPLSASLAVAVAAHTGSNTESAERTLKPEEHKEAEEEEEEEEEEEEDVDFNPLFLKETLSDASSSLSSEGDGLDGNVVDSGLSMGIESDKITTNEQICSAVDSEHGEEEIVLQPSGMISQSENDKEKNDELINGTSNGFRIGEVSNTIKPRSPIIGLDNDDAICMRTRARYSLEGFSLDELETFLQETDDEDDLQNADDEEEYKKFLAAVLQGEGDGVSSHENENPDDDDEDNDADFELELEELLESDGDDNAVVETRNECDGAGRRPETRQNRRRKTSSQSERKPLGQVSRPLRPILPHWLNGHFVSGNGLMPEATPSIQSSASGNGLVNGFTPQQIGQLHCLIHEHVQLLIQVFSLSVLEPSHKQVSSQVQSLLFEMLHKRDEVLASTRTPYPAVCFTPYFPHNSVSNGKSKSVPGQCNTESASTQDAMGVRYPQYHQTSSEALNGQRSCFQNTDGSFWFPFVRGPVQSILDVAPLNLLRGYVDDINFAAQEFRKRYIESGFDLGIEKKPLFPCLPSVAGTNDEVSSRTISGANNSVSSSPGKKQPKKTLAAKLVESTKKSIALVPKEVANSSQRFLAVFNPALFPHKPPAAAVVNRILFTDAEDELLALGILEYNTDWEAIQRRFLPSKSTHQIFVRQKNRCSSKSSENSIKAVRRMKTSPLTEEEIACIHEGLKHYKSDWMAVWQYVVPHRDPVLLPRQWRVALGTQKSYKLNSPKRAKRRLYESQRRKLKATTTECGQPVSDKEDGETEIADGTDYSNVPYVHQAFLADWRPDASTFNYSEHVSSTSVVVNAGHDSISQNIQLYRGTSNYGLSGNVQHQNGNQPAFPSAYKLPLLFHSTSDFRSGGKGAPSATIPNNPVFGATSSSKYYCRPYRARKANSARLVKLAPDLPPVNLPSSVRVVSQTAFKGFQCGKSKIYPPGGGVTDVSKDNSASQIPHGEKIGIDHRAKRARPMPKDSVIHSQLERSETAEGRSFVEEEATRADLQMHPLLFQGTEEGNTPYYPFKFSTSPSSSFSFFSGRQPQLNLSLFSSSQQEGHIDRANKSLKSKSSSLRLGGIDFHPLLQKSNDTQAQTGSDAIQAEPLVSGVLDTTNVSSGLNDKSNELDLEIHLSSVPESEKSMKSRQLKAHDLIESQKIVASCATAMNAPYCQQGGRIPSPSGGKFASSAPLVVPDDNLTRYVLDDVGEQSHPEIVMEQEELSDSEEDIEEHVEFECEEMADSEGEDGSGCEQTSEVQNKFECEEMSDSEEEDGSGCEKASEVQNKEVSRADSDIQVDSSLPTTNAMPNMALTIMGMDDISSSSWLSLDSSRSEDLVQSKAMLQQVTTGEDSMSRNLTIGKTVVGEEHTVDIVQQPRLGPQVLTASRKPRTRRSKLNANIGSTDERIKP; translated from the exons GTTCAAATACTGAGTCGGCCGAAAGGACTTTGAAACCTGAGGAGCATAAAGAggcggaggaggaggaggaggaggaggaggaagaggaagaagatgtgGATTTTAATCCTTTGTTTTTAAAGGAAACACTTTCAGATGCTTCATCAAGTTTGAGTTCTGAAGGTGATGGTTTGGATGGTAATGTTGTAGATAGTGGGTTATCTATGGGTATAGAGTCGGACAAGATAACAACTAATGAGCAAATTTGTAGTGCAGTAGATTCTGAACATGGTGAGGAGGAAATTGTTTTACAGCCGTCAGGTATGATCTCTCAATCGGAGAATGATAAAGAGAAGAACGATGAGTTGATTAATGGTACTAGTAATGGTTTTAGGATAGGAGAAGTAAGCAACACAATAAAACCTCGGAGTCCAATTATAGGATTAGATAATGATGATGCTATTTGTATGCGTACTAGAGCTCGTTATTCGCTTGAAGGTTTTAGTCTTGATGAGCTTGAGACCTTTCTTCAAGAGACCGACGATGAAGATGATCTTCAAAATGCCGATGATGAAGAAGAGTATAAAAAGTTTCTAGCAGCTGTATTACAGGGTGAAGGTGATGGTGTTTCATCTCATGAAAATGAAAAtcctgatgatgatgatgaggataaTGATGCAGACTTTGAGTTAGAGCTTGAAGAGTTGCTGGAGAGTGATGGTGATGATAATGCAGTGGTAGAAACCCGAAACGAGTGTGATGGTGCTGGACGGCGACCAGAGACTAGGCAAAATAGGCGCCGAAAGACCTCTTCCCAAAGTGAGAGAAAACCATTAGGACAAGTTAGCAGGCCACTGCGCCCTATTTTGCCTCATTGGCTTAATGGACACTTTGTTTCAGGGAATGGTTTGATGCCTGAGGCTACTCCCagcattcaatcttctgcttcagGAAATGGTCTTGTTAATGGCTTTACTCCCCAGCAGATTGGTCAGTTGCACTGTTTGATACACGAGCATGTGCAACTTCTTATTCAGGTATTTTCTCTATCGGTTCTTGAGCCTTCACACAAACAGGTATCTTCTCAAGTTCAGAGTTTGCTTTTTGAGATGCTTCACAAACGGGATGAAGTATTAGCTTCAACGAGAACACCATATCCTGCTGTTTGCTTTACTCCATATTTCCCCCACAACTCTGTATCCAATGGGAAGTCCAAATCTGTCCCAGGCCAGTGCAATACAGAATCTGCTTCTACCCAAGATGCAATGGGTGTGCGGTATCCTCAATACCATCAGACCTCTTCTGAAGCTTTGAATGGGCAGCGGAGTTGTTTTCAAAATACTGACGGTTCTTTCTGGTTTCCTTTTGTAAGAGGCCCTGTGCAATCTATTCTTGATGTTGCTCCTCTTAATTTACTAAGAGGATATGTAGATGACATTAATTTTG CTGCGCAAGAGTTTCGAAAGCGGTACATTGAATCTGGTTTTGATCTGGGTATCGAAAAGAAACCTCTATTCCCTTGTTTGCCATCTGTTGCTGGAACTAACGATGAAGTTTCAAGTAGAACCATATCTGGAGCAAATAATAGTGTCTCATCTTCACctggtaaaaaacaacctaAGAAAACATTGGCTGCCAAGCTTGTTGAAAGTACCAAAAAGTCAATTGCTTTGGTACCAAAGGAAGTTGCAAACTCAAGTCAAAGATTTTTGGCCGTTTTCAATCCAGCCTTATTCCCACACAAGCCACCTGCGGCAGCAGTTGTAAATAGGATACTTTTCACTGATGCAGAGGATGA ATTACTAGCCTTAGggatattggaatataatacAGATTGGGAAGCAATTCAACGAAGATTTCTTCCCAGCAAGTCTACGCATCAG ATTTTTGTCAGGCAGAAAAATCGTTGCTCTTCAAAGTCATCAGAGAACTCAATAAAG GCAGTTCGAAGAATGAAAACCTCTCCATTGACTGAAGAGGAGATAGCATGCATTCACGAG GGACTTAAGCATTATAAATCTGATTGGATGGCAGTATGGCAATATGTTGTTCCACACAGAGATCCAGTCTTGCTTCCACGCCAATGGCGAGTTGCTCTTGGGACTCAAAAGTCTTACAAGTTAAATTCACCAAAAAGGGCGAAGCGAAGATTGTATGAGTCACAAAGAAGAAAGTTGAAAGCTACTACAACAGAATGTGGGCAACCTGTATCTGATAAAGAG GATGGTGAGACTGAAATTGCAGATGGCACGGATTATTCAAACGTTCCTTATGTCCACCAGGCATTTTTGGCAGATTGGAGACCAGACGCGTCTACTTTTAATTATTCAGAACACGTTTCCTCGACATCTGTAGTAGTTAATGCTGGCCATGattcaatttcacaaaataTTCAGCTTTATAGAGGAACTAGCAATTATGGTTTAAGTGGAAATGTTCAACATCAAAATGGTAATCAGCCTGCATTTCCATCTGCATATAAGCTTCCCCTGCTTTTTCACTCTACATCTGATTTTAGGAGTGGCGGGAAAGGTGCACCTAGTGCAACTATTCCTAATAACCCAGTTTTTGGTGCGACATCTAGCTCCAAATACTATTGTCGGCCTTATCGGGCTCGGAAGGCAAACAGCGCTCGCTTGGTGAAATTAGCACCGGATTTGCCCCCTGTAAATCTTCCATCATCTGTTCGTGTAGTTTCTCAGACTGCTTTTAAAGGTTTCCAGTGTGGAAAATCTAAGATTTATCCTCCTGGAGGTGGTGTCACTGATGTTAGTAAAGATAATTCTGCATCTCAAATTCCCCATGGTGAGAAAATTGGAATCGATCATCGTGCTAAGCGTGCAAGACCTATGCCAAAAGACAGTGTGATACATTCTCAATTAGAAAGGTCTGAAACTGCTGAAGGCAGATCTTTTGTGGAAGAGGAAGCCACTCGTGCTGATCTGCAAATGCATCCTCTTTTGTTCCAGGGCACTGAAGAGGGTAATACACCTTATTATCCATTTAAATTTAGTACCAGTCCTTCTAGCTCCTTCAGCTTCTTCTCAGGAAGACAGCCGCAATTAAATCTGAGTCTGTTCAGTAGTTCACAACAAGAAGGGCACATTGATCGTGCTAACAAGTCCTTGAAGTCAAAGAGTTCCTCATTAAGGTTAGGAGGCATTGATTTTCATCCACTCCTGCAGAAATCTAACGATACACAAGCACAAACTGGTTCTGATGCTATTCAGGCTGAACCACTTGTTAGTGGTGTGCTTGATACAACTAATGTATCTTCTGGCCTTAATGACAAATCTAATGAACTTGACTTGGAGATTCATCTAAGTTCTGTACCAGAAAGTGAGAAATCTATGAAAAGTAGACAGCTAAAGGCACATGATCTTATAGAGTCGCAGAAAATCGTAGCTAGTTGTGCAACAGCAATGAATGCTCCATATTGTCAGCAGGGTGGTAGAATTCCTTCACCTAGCGGTGGCAAATTTGCTTCAAGTGCCCCTTTAGTCGTTCCTGATGATAACCTTACCAGATATGTTCTAGATGATGTTGGTGAACAGTCTCATCCTGAGATAGTGATGGAGCAAGAAGAGTTAAGCGATTCTGAAGAAGATATTGAAGAACATGTCGAGTTTGAGTGTGAGGAGATGGCTGATTCTGAGGGAGAGGATGGTTCAGGATGTGAACAAACCTCTGAGGTTCAAAATAAG tttgAGTGTGAAGAGATGTCTGATTCTGAGGAAGAGGATGGTTCAGGATGTGAAAAAGCTTCTGAGGTTCAAAATAAG GAGGTCTCAAGAGCCGATTCTGATATTCAAGTTGATTCTAGTCTCCCTACAACTAATGCTATGCCAAATATGGCTTTGACTATTATGGGAATGGATGACATAAGTAGTTCGTCGTGGCTAAGTTTAGACTCAAGTAGATCAGAAGATCTTGTACAATCAAAGGCTATGCTTCAGCAGGTAACAACTGGCGAAGATTCTATGTCCAGAAACTTAACAATTGGTAAAACAGTCGTGGGGGAGGAACATACCGTAGACATTGTACAACAGCCAAGACTAGGTCCTCAAGTGTTAACAGCATCACGAAAACCCAGGACGCGTCGTAGCAAATTGAATGCAAATATAGGATCAACTGATGAAAGAATCAAACCATGA